The following are encoded together in the Penicillium digitatum chromosome 3, complete sequence genome:
- a CDS encoding 40S ribosomal protein uS11, protein MAPKTKAPAAAKENVSLGPLAGDGKLVFGVARIFASFNDTFVHVTDLSGRETICRVTGGMKVKADRDESSPYAAMLAAQDVAVRCKELGINALHIKIRATGGNGTKTPGPGAQSALRALARSGMRIGRIEDVTPTPSDSTRRKGGRRGRRL, encoded by the exons ATGGCCCCCAAGACCAAGGCTCCCGCTGCCGCTAAGGAGAACGTCTCCCTCGGCCCCCTCGCCGGTGATG GCAAGCTCGTCTTCGGCGTTGCCCGCATCTTCGCCTCCTTCAACGATACCTTCGTCCACGTTACCGATCTTTC CGGTCGCGAAACCATCTGCCGTGTTACCGGTGGTATGAAGGTCAAGGCTGACCGTGACGAGTCCTCCCCCTACGCCGCCATGTTGGCTGCTCAGGACGTCGCTGTCCGCTGCAAGGAGCTCGGCATCAACGCCCTCCACATTAAGATCCGTGCCACTGGTGGTAACGGCACCAAGACCCCCGGTCCTGGTGCCCAGTCCGCTCTCCGTGCCCTTGCCCGCTCCGGCATGCGCATCGGTCGCATTGAGGACGTTACCCCCACCCCCTCCGACTCTACTCGTCGCAAGGGTGGTCGCCGTGGTCGCCGTCTGTGA
- a CDS encoding Branched-chain-amino-acid aminotransferase, whose product MGSIAPYAELDGSKFNVTLSTNLRDVPLPGSPEELSHSYCTDHMVTVKWTVAKGWETPEVKPYQNLSIPPTASVLHYATECFEGMKVYRGYDGKLRLFRPDCNGERLNSSSQRSSLPGFKFDEVKKLVAKLLQIDGPRWLPNPGSFLYIRPTVIGNGPHLGVQVPKEALLFIIAVPWPDFTKMKTDPEAEPRKGLRLYASAPDTIRAWPGGFGYAKLGANYGPSLQAHGKAQALGFDQILWLFGPDRQVTEAGASNFFIVWHNTEGKLELVTAPLDNQLILPGVTRRSVLELVRERLSQNGVGELAPLDVVERTLTIDDIEKASREGRIVESFVSGTAYFITPVAMIRNEDTDISTLGVNGEPAGYAAQIKSWLEAIMFGKVEHEWAYTIENEGQ is encoded by the exons ATGGGTTCTATCGCTCCGTATGCCGAGCTGGATGGCTCCAAGTTCAATGTCACTCTCTCAACCAACCTGCGCGATGTGCCTTTGCCAGGATCCCCAGAGGAGCTGAGCCACTCCTACTGCACTGATCACATGGTGACCGTGAAATGGACTGTAGCCAAGGGCTGGGAGACCCCCGAGGTCAAGCCCTACCAGAACCTCAGCATTCCTCCCACAGCCTCGGTCCTGCACTATGCAACCGAATGTTTCGAGGGCATGAAGGTATACCGCGGGTACGACGGCAAGCTGCGCCTGTTCCGCCCCGATTGCAACGGCGAGCGTTTGAACTCCAGTTCCCAGCGGTCCTCACTGCCCGGATTTAAGTTCGACGAGGTGAAGAAGCTGGTCGCCAAGTTGCTGCAGATCGACGGTCCTC GCTGGCTCCCCAACCCCGGTTCTTTCCTCTACATCCGTCCCACAGTGATCGGCAATGGTCCCCACCTGGGTGTCCAAGTGCCCAAGGAAGCCCTCCTCTTCATTATTGCCGTTCCCTGGCCCGACTTcaccaagatgaagacgGACCCCGAAGCCGAGCCCCGCAAGGGCCTCAGACTGTACGCCTCTGCCCCAGATACCATCCGCGCCTGGCCCGGCGGCTTCGGTTATGCCAAGCTCGGGGCGAACTACGGCCCTTCCCTGCAGGCTCATGGCAAGGCGCAGGCTCTGGGCTTCGATCAGATCTTGTGGTTGTTCGGACCGGACCGTCAGGTCACTGAGGCCGGTGCCAGCAACTTCTTCATTGTCTGGCACAACACCGAAGGCAAGCTGGAGCTTGTCACGGCTCCGCTTGACAATCAGCTGATTCTGCCCGGTGTTACCCGTCGCAGTGTTCTGGAGCTCGTGCGCGAGCGTTTGTCGCAGAACGGTGTTGGCGAGCTTGCGCCGCTTGACGTTGTGGAGCGCACATTGACTATTGATGATATTGAGAAGGCGTCCAGGGAGGGCCGGATTGTTGAGTCGTTTGTTTCGGGCACTGCT TACTTCATTACCCCTGTTGCCATGATCCGCAACGAAGACACCGATATCAGCACCTTGGGTGTGAACGGCGAGCCTGCTGGATATGCCGCGCAGATCAAGTCGTGGCTCGAGGCCATCATGTTTGGCAAAGTTGAGCACGAGTGGGCTTACACCATCGAGAACGAGGGACAATAG
- a CDS encoding AAR2 family protein, translating to MFTHQPTPTILLPELPSKTLVGIDLITFTSTPNFHGIRDLSPGWHFLYTGATETLSLRSGAWFYIGDITTAGKGSNDTALIAQGQNRNQIQNALGPEIYIWKWSANTESLVALDHDNDSVRQESLRYKANLGSVWQSGGLFKYRSRIAPSLLVKPVVESEPGEQHENDQAKPQIEARIQTEDDAQTEENGRRDWSGLTDRISPSLLSRVVGDPELDVDGHPRWALSSASTANRDADRIPGVDSPAESKGSEEAEREFGFIPVDLKRTWREGAVGRERTEAAQDRSWALGDLIDRYAGEASGGNQLLGELQFTFLMVLTMMNYSCLQQWKRLLDLILTSRSAILDREGFMSEVLRILSLQLQRCDDVDGGLFEIDGDEGGAFLRNLLVKLRQSVDDLVGETASEVKLELDKLEEWVKAEYDWELRRGTVVRHGMLQLEDGEQVEMDWDGNDEDDETGEYAPVIVDM from the coding sequence ATGTTCACCCACCAGCCAACCCCAACAATCCTTCTCCCGGAACTTCCGTCCAAAACCCTCGTCGGCATCGACCTCATTACCTTCACATCAACCCCCAACTTCCACGGAATTCGCGACCTTTCCCCGGGATGGCACTTCCTTTACACCGGTGCAACAGAGACCCTCTCTTTGCGCAGCGGCGCATGGTTTTACATCGGTGACATCACCACCGCGGGGAAAGGGAGCAACGACACCGCGCTCATTGCACAAGGCCAAAACAGAAACCAAATCCAAAATGCACTGGGCCCAGAGATCTACATCTGGAAATGGAGCGCGAATACCGAGTCCCTAGTAGCTCTGGACCATGACAACGACTCCGTCCGCCAGGAGAGCTTGCGCTACAAAGCGAATCTGGGTTCTGTGTGGCAGAGTGGAGGATTATTCAAGTATCGCAGCCGGATTGCACCATCACTGCTTGTCAAGCCCGTGGTGGAATCCGAGCCCGGCGAACAACACGAGAACGACCAAGCCAAACCCCAGATCGAAGCTCGCATCCAGACCGAAGACGATGCGCAAACCGAAGAGAATGGGCGGAGGGATTGGTCTGGTCTGACCGACCGCATCTCACCGAGCCTTTTATCGCGCGTCGTTGGAGACCCGGAACTTGATGTGGACGGTCATCCGCGATGGGCACTGTCATCTGCATCCACGGCCAACCGCGACGCGGATCGTATCCCCGGCGTCGACTCGCCAGCCGAGTCCAAAGGAAGTGAGGAAGCGGAACGCGAATTCGGCTTCATCCCGGTTGATTTGAAGCGGACATGGAGAGAAGGTGCCGTGGGGCGCGAAAGGACTGAAGCTGCGCAGGATCGGTCTTGGGCTCTGGGAGACTTGATCGATCGGTATGCTGGGGAGGCTTCGGGGGGGAATCAATTGCTTGGGGAGCTGCAGTTTACGTTCCTCATGGTCTTGACTATGATGAACTACTCGTGTTTGCAGCAGTGGAAGCGGCTTCTTGACCTGATTCTTACGTCACGGAGTGCCATATTGGATAGAGAGGGGTTTATGAGTGAAGTCCTTCGAATCTTGTCGTTGCAGCTGCAGCGATGTGACGATGTTGATGGGGGACTGTTTGAGATTGATGGTGATGAGGGCGGGGCTTTCTTGCGCAATCTACTTGTGAAGCTGCGTCAGTCGGTCGATGACCTCGTTGGTGAGACTGCATCGGAAGTTAAACTCGAGCTTGATAAGCTTGAAGAGTGGGTGAAGGCAGAATATGACTGGGAGCTGCGTCGTGGGACTGTCGTTCGCCACGGTATGCTCCAATTGGAGGACGGTGAGCAGGTCGAAATGGACTGGGATGGGAATGACGAAGACGATGAGACTGGAGAGTACGCTCCAGTGATTGTTGATATGTGA
- a CDS encoding Prephenate dehydrogenase, fungal yields MIIQICINALNQSFITDTTNSALLKSRINACDRPENFESLKQEFASQKRVTIFPNGHLVSRISDYILYSVEAGAIDKVVAQYGLSTKVGAVVGGQTSCKAPELAAFEKHLPSDVEIVSCHSLHGPKVNPQGQPLVLIQHRASDESLKFVESILSSFKSKHVYLTGEMHDRITADTQAVTHAAFLSMGTAWQANNQFPWEHGRWVGGIENVKINITLRIYSNKWHVYAGLAILNPAAKQQIRQYAESVTDLYKLMIGGQREELKRRVKAAGASVFRPGSEGQDLLLKDEVLDRFSLSNRPREKAPPNSHLSLLAIVDCWSKLGIVPYDHMICSTPLFRLWLGVTEYLFRNQDLLDEALDTAIDDNTFRSDDLEFTFAARAWSDCVSFGDFESYRHRFERIAEYFAPRFPEAATLGNEMMKTILDKTTSNK; encoded by the exons ATG ATTATACAGATTTGCATCAATGCTCTTAACCAATCCTTTATAACTGACACAACTAACTCTGCACTTTTGAAATCAAGGATAAACGCGTGTGATAGACCTGAGAATTTTGAATCTTTAAAACAAGAGTTCGCTTCTCAA AAAAGAGTCACCATATTCCCCAATGGACATCTTGTCTCAAGAATTAGCGATTACATTCTGTACAGTGTAGAGGCTGGAGCTATCGACAAAGTCGTGGCGCAGTATGGATTGT CAACCAAGGTCGGTGCCGTTGTCGGTGGTCAAACGTCCTGCAAGGCCCCAGAACTCGCCGCATTCGAAAAGCACTTGCCGTCCGACGTAGAGATTGTATCTTGCCATTCGCTACACGGCCCTAAAGTGAATCCGCAAGGCCAGCCTCTG GTCCTCATTCAACACAGAGCCTCAGACGAAAGTCTCAAATTCGTTGAAAGCATCCTCTCCTCATTCAAATCCAAGCATGTCTATCTCACCGGCGAGATGCACGACCGAATCACAGCGGATACACAGGCCGTCACTCATGCTGCTTTCCTGAGCATGGGAACTGCCTGGCAGGCTAACAATCAGTTCCCCTGGGAGCATGGACGATGGGTGGGCGGTATTGAGAATGTCAAGATCAATATCACCTTGCGTATCTACTCCAACAAATGGCACGTCTATGCCGGGCTTGCCATCCTCAACCCAGCGGCGAAGCAACAGATTCGCCAGTACGCCGAGTCGGTCACCGACTTGTACAAACTGATGATTGGAGGACAGAGGGAAGAGCTCAAGCGCCGGGTCAAGGCTGCAGGTGCGTCGGTTTTCAGGCCTGGCTCCGAAGGACAAGATCTGTTGTTGAAGGACGAGGTACTGGATCGGTTCTCTCTATCCAATCGGCCGCGTGAAAAGGCACCCCCGAACAGCCATCTCAGTCTACTTGCTATTGTTGATTGCTGGTCGAAACTCGGCATTGTCCCTTATGATCATATGATTTGTTCCACTCCG CTTTTCCGTCTCTGGTTGGGTGTGACCGAATACTTGTTCCGCAACCAGGATCTCCTCGATGAGGCACTGGATACCGCAATTGATGACAACACCTTCCGCTCGGATGATTTGGAATTCACCTTTGCTGCAAGG GCATGGTCCGACTGTGTTTCTTTCGGAGATTTTGAGTCCTACCGTCACCGATTTGAGCGGATTGCGGAGTACTTCGCACCGCGTTTCCCTGAAGCTGCCACGCTTGGTAATGAGATGATGAAGACCATCCTGGATAAGACCACCTCCAATAAATAA